In Halogeometricum sp. S1BR25-6, a single genomic region encodes these proteins:
- a CDS encoding nucleotide exchange factor GrpE yields the protein MTEDASDPTDGERADAETEEATDASAGAEAAASETEAASNASTNGQTGDPLVARAAEYDEELAEDVAALRGRADELEAELAAAEEENEELSNRLKRTQADFQNYKKRAKKRQDQIRETATEDFVERVVTVRDNLLRALDQEEGADIRPGIESTLEEFDRILSSEGVSTIDPDPGEEVDPTRHEVMMRVDSGQPEGTVADVYQAGYEMGEKVIRAAQVTVSTGGGE from the coding sequence ATGACCGAAGACGCTTCCGACCCGACGGACGGCGAACGCGCCGACGCGGAGACGGAGGAGGCGACCGACGCATCCGCGGGGGCCGAAGCGGCGGCGTCCGAGACCGAAGCGGCGTCGAACGCGAGCACCAACGGGCAGACGGGCGACCCCCTCGTCGCGCGCGCCGCCGAGTACGACGAGGAACTCGCCGAGGACGTGGCCGCCCTCCGCGGACGCGCCGACGAACTCGAGGCCGAACTGGCGGCCGCAGAAGAGGAGAACGAGGAACTGTCGAACCGCCTCAAGCGGACGCAGGCGGACTTCCAGAACTACAAGAAGCGCGCGAAGAAGCGGCAGGACCAGATCCGCGAGACGGCCACCGAGGACTTCGTCGAACGCGTCGTCACCGTCCGCGACAACCTCCTGCGCGCCCTCGACCAGGAGGAGGGCGCCGACATCCGACCGGGAATCGAATCCACACTGGAGGAGTTCGACCGCATCCTCTCCTCGGAGGGCGTGAGTACCATCGACCCCGACCCCGGCGAGGAAGTCGACCCGACGCGCCACGAAGTAATGATGCGGGTGGACAGCGGCCAACCCGAGGGCACCGTCGCCGACGTCTACCAGGCCGGCTACGAGATGGGCGAGAAGGTCATCCGCGCCGCGCAGGTGACCGTCAGCACCGGCGGCGGGGAGTAG
- a CDS encoding proteasome assembly chaperone family protein: protein MAEIAVLDDSVSLSEPTMVEGLPGIGLVGKIAADHLVEAFDMVHYANVHCDGIPKVAVYHEDDASLATPVRLYADEDHDLLVLQSDVPIAPRAASQLATCLAGWFDETPVTPLFISGLPREKNDDVPELYAVGTGGGEAAAADADIALPDEMGLISGPTGALLNDAVEHDRRAVCLVVESDPQFPDPEAARVVIKDGVEPLTGIEVPVDNLVERAEEIRNAKEQLAQRMQQGDEESTQAQPLRMYQ, encoded by the coding sequence ATGGCCGAGATAGCCGTCCTCGACGACAGCGTGTCGCTCTCGGAACCGACGATGGTCGAAGGGCTGCCCGGAATCGGGCTGGTCGGGAAGATAGCGGCCGACCACCTCGTGGAGGCGTTCGACATGGTCCACTACGCCAACGTCCACTGCGACGGCATCCCAAAGGTCGCCGTCTACCACGAGGACGACGCGTCGCTGGCGACGCCGGTTCGCCTCTACGCCGACGAGGACCACGACCTGCTCGTCCTCCAGAGCGACGTGCCCATCGCGCCGCGGGCCGCCTCGCAACTCGCGACGTGCCTCGCCGGCTGGTTCGACGAGACGCCGGTCACGCCCCTCTTCATCTCGGGGCTGCCCCGCGAGAAGAACGACGACGTGCCGGAGCTGTACGCCGTCGGGACCGGCGGCGGCGAGGCGGCCGCGGCCGACGCCGACATCGCCCTCCCGGACGAGATGGGACTCATCTCCGGTCCGACGGGGGCGCTCCTGAACGACGCCGTCGAACACGACCGGCGGGCGGTCTGTCTCGTCGTCGAGTCGGACCCGCAGTTCCCCGACCCGGAGGCGGCGCGCGTCGTCATCAAAGACGGGGTCGAACCGCTCACCGGAATCGAGGTGCCGGTCGACAACCTAGTCGAACGTGCAGAGGAGATACGGAACGCGAAGGAGCAACTCGCCCAGCGGATGCAACAGGGCGACGAGGAGAGCACGCAGGCCCAACCGCTCCGGATGTACCAGTAG
- a CDS encoding RsmB/NOP family class I SAM-dependent RNA methyltransferase, translated as MNPLERYAPLVDDEEAFLAACDRPLPSVVRVNTIKATAERARSALDAEGVGYEVTDWHPGILKMDERGPGTTWPYFHGWLHGQEEVSALPALALDPDPGEVVWDACAAPGSKTTQLADLMEDTGILVGNDNNLGRLSALRHNAERLGVSNLVVTNQDARNYSLKPFGEGTDDPAAIDAFDRALVDAPCSCEGTIRKNPDALDRWSMDHVHSVAGIQKGILRRAVQATRPGGTVVYSTCTFAPEENEAVLDHAIEEEDCELVEWDAPENFETAPGVTEWEDEEYDSSIERAHRVYPHHNDTGGFFCAKLEVTA; from the coding sequence ATGAACCCCTTAGAGCGGTACGCGCCGCTCGTGGACGACGAGGAGGCGTTTCTCGCGGCCTGCGACCGGCCGCTCCCCTCCGTCGTCCGCGTCAACACCATCAAGGCGACGGCGGAGCGCGCGCGGTCGGCGCTCGACGCCGAGGGCGTCGGCTACGAAGTCACCGACTGGCACCCGGGCATCCTGAAGATGGACGAGCGCGGCCCCGGCACGACGTGGCCCTACTTCCACGGGTGGCTCCACGGGCAGGAGGAGGTGTCGGCGCTCCCCGCCCTCGCCCTCGACCCCGACCCCGGCGAAGTCGTCTGGGACGCCTGCGCCGCCCCCGGTAGCAAGACGACACAACTCGCCGACCTGATGGAGGATACGGGAATACTCGTCGGCAACGACAACAACCTCGGCCGACTGTCGGCCCTCCGGCACAACGCCGAGCGACTCGGCGTGAGCAACCTCGTCGTGACGAACCAGGACGCGCGAAACTACTCGTTGAAACCGTTCGGCGAAGGGACCGACGACCCCGCGGCCATCGACGCCTTCGACCGAGCGCTCGTCGACGCCCCCTGCTCCTGCGAGGGGACGATTCGGAAGAACCCCGACGCCCTCGACCGGTGGTCGATGGACCACGTCCACAGCGTCGCGGGCATCCAGAAGGGCATCCTCCGCCGCGCGGTGCAGGCAACGCGACCCGGCGGCACCGTCGTCTACTCGACGTGCACGTTCGCACCCGAGGAGAACGAGGCGGTGCTGGACCACGCTATCGAGGAGGAGGACTGCGAACTCGTCGAGTGGGACGCCCCCGAGAACTTCGAGACGGCCCCCGGCGTCACCGAGTGGGAGGACGAGGAGTACGATTCTTCGATCGAACGCGCCCACCGCGTCTACCCGCACCACAACGACACGGGTGGGTTCTTCTGCGCGAAACTGGAGGTGACCGCATGA
- a CDS encoding DUF7122 family protein: MSGDGSGADGANGEENDGQRFDRLPETADERVVAGRPTREEVVDWWEERYGLAPETWDGHTFWEKGKGKIWAFAGDLVSPTPVEAVGMRVIRARQEHWKPSTDAVQRFCEEATKNVVVLEPAEAERFVRGEDQELDRWEGDWGYLVAAHEFEGRVEPIGVGLYLHGELRSTVPKGRQEDLS; the protein is encoded by the coding sequence ATGAGCGGCGACGGGAGCGGAGCGGACGGGGCGAACGGAGAGGAGAACGACGGCCAGCGGTTCGACCGCCTGCCGGAGACGGCCGACGAACGGGTCGTCGCCGGCCGTCCCACGCGGGAGGAAGTCGTCGACTGGTGGGAGGAGCGGTACGGTCTCGCGCCGGAGACGTGGGACGGCCACACGTTCTGGGAGAAGGGCAAAGGAAAGATATGGGCGTTCGCGGGCGACCTCGTGAGTCCGACCCCCGTGGAGGCCGTCGGGATGCGCGTCATCCGCGCCCGACAGGAACACTGGAAGCCCTCGACGGACGCCGTCCAGCGCTTCTGCGAAGAAGCGACGAAGAACGTCGTCGTCCTCGAACCCGCGGAGGCCGAGCGGTTCGTTCGCGGCGAGGACCAAGAACTCGACCGCTGGGAGGGCGACTGGGGCTACCTCGTCGCCGCCCACGAGTTCGAGGGGCGGGTCGAACCCATCGGCGTGGGGCTCTACCTGCACGGCGAACTGCGCTCGACGGTGCCGAAGGGGCGACAGGAAGATCTGTCGTAG
- a CDS encoding DUF790 family protein, giving the protein MLTKDLLRVSRAGGGYRPQFVGRESRPLAARVIGVFQGHVGEPRHRLDDALASLEAEADDFKLVRGFAALLDREATFETSAPLPPRRARRAAFEAAERAGVPTTPDERTAVLDAAADRLGSDAAAVESSLYADREVNEVLTAFDARWSAEDLLARSGRPFDRPEEWDRSDGVDVSPDNLLRLYNVSLAQTALFDATEVRVRCSDPRTLVTAVKRLRLMYEVRTDDDGWVVVVTGPDSLFRNTRRYGTMFARLLRTVAKMTEWELTAAIDDRGTERTMTLSDDDPIDVLGPESVAEMRFDSGVEADFAARFGSVDLDWDLVREPEPLAVGASVMIPDFAFDYKFGEFRVFFEIMGFWTPEYVEKKLEQLESVGDVEMLVAVDESLGVSEDIEARDHRAIPYSGSVRLKDVRDALRRYEDELTAAAASGLPDELRPAADAISLEELAAERGVSEDALEDVAFPEHRRVGRTLVRPAVLDDVAERLEPGLSYRDAEETMADWDISDVGSVLSALGYEVAWEGLGGGTLRSKG; this is encoded by the coding sequence GTGCTGACCAAGGACCTCCTGCGCGTCTCCCGCGCGGGCGGCGGCTACCGCCCGCAGTTCGTCGGCCGGGAGTCGCGCCCGCTGGCCGCCCGCGTCATCGGCGTCTTTCAGGGTCACGTCGGCGAACCCCGCCACCGCCTCGACGACGCCCTCGCGTCGCTGGAGGCGGAGGCCGACGATTTCAAACTCGTCCGCGGGTTCGCCGCGCTCCTCGACCGGGAGGCGACGTTCGAGACGTCGGCTCCCCTGCCGCCCCGGCGGGCGCGACGGGCGGCGTTCGAGGCGGCCGAGCGGGCGGGCGTCCCGACGACGCCCGACGAGCGAACCGCCGTCCTCGACGCCGCGGCGGACCGACTCGGGAGCGACGCCGCGGCGGTCGAATCGTCGCTGTACGCCGACCGCGAGGTCAACGAGGTGCTGACCGCGTTCGACGCGCGGTGGTCGGCGGAGGACCTGTTGGCTCGGTCCGGCCGACCGTTCGACCGCCCGGAAGAGTGGGACCGGTCGGACGGCGTCGACGTCTCTCCGGACAACCTCCTCCGACTCTACAACGTCTCGCTCGCCCAGACCGCCCTCTTCGACGCCACCGAGGTCCGCGTCCGGTGTTCTGACCCCCGAACGCTCGTGACGGCGGTCAAACGGCTCCGCCTCATGTACGAGGTGCGGACCGACGACGACGGCTGGGTGGTGGTCGTCACCGGGCCGGACTCGCTGTTCCGCAACACGCGGCGGTACGGAACGATGTTCGCGCGCCTTCTCCGAACGGTCGCGAAGATGACGGAGTGGGAACTGACCGCCGCTATCGACGACCGGGGGACCGAGCGTACGATGACGCTCTCGGACGACGACCCCATCGACGTCCTCGGCCCCGAGTCGGTCGCAGAGATGCGCTTCGACAGCGGCGTCGAGGCCGACTTCGCGGCCCGTTTCGGCTCCGTCGACCTCGACTGGGACCTGGTCCGCGAACCCGAACCGCTGGCCGTCGGCGCGAGCGTGATGATTCCCGACTTCGCGTTCGACTACAAGTTCGGTGAGTTCCGCGTGTTCTTCGAGATAATGGGCTTTTGGACCCCCGAGTACGTCGAGAAGAAGCTCGAACAGCTCGAATCCGTCGGCGACGTGGAGATGCTCGTCGCCGTCGACGAGAGCCTCGGGGTGAGCGAGGATATCGAGGCCCGGGACCATCGGGCGATTCCGTACTCCGGGTCGGTTCGTCTGAAGGACGTCCGCGACGCCCTCCGGCGGTACGAGGACGAACTGACCGCGGCCGCCGCGTCCGGGTTGCCCGACGAACTCCGACCGGCGGCCGACGCGATTTCACTGGAGGAACTCGCCGCGGAACGCGGCGTCAGCGAGGACGCGCTCGAAGACGTGGCGTTTCCCGAACACCGACGCGTGGGACGGACGCTCGTCCGTCCGGCGGTGCTGGACGACGTCGCCGAGCGACTCGAACCCGGACTGTCCTACCGCGACGCCGAGGAAACGATGGCCGACTGGGACATCTCCGACGTCGGGTCGGTCCTCTCGGCGCTGGGCTACGAGGTGGCGTGGGAGGGGCTCGGCGGGGGGACGCTCCGGTCGAAGGGCTGA
- a CDS encoding transcriptional initiation protein Tat, whose protein sequence is MEPPRASTRRSLLGALLVGLSSGCLGSPPSATGPRRPPAPPEGQPRDTPAQPDLYVSTFDYEATDGGNLRVFGEVGNRGGVERVATVRVRVRMSDETYTQDRSVTVSAGGTAEFSTTFEVSAEAFERAGGLDVTLV, encoded by the coding sequence ATGGAACCGCCGCGGGCGTCGACGCGAAGAAGCCTCCTCGGAGCGCTCCTCGTCGGTCTCTCGTCGGGGTGTCTCGGCTCCCCGCCGAGCGCGACGGGTCCGCGCCGACCGCCCGCGCCGCCGGAGGGACAGCCGCGCGACACGCCCGCCCAACCGGACCTGTACGTGTCGACGTTCGACTACGAGGCGACCGACGGCGGGAACCTCCGCGTGTTCGGCGAGGTGGGCAACCGCGGCGGCGTCGAACGCGTCGCCACGGTTCGCGTGCGCGTCCGAATGAGCGACGAGACGTACACGCAGGACCGGTCGGTGACCGTCTCGGCCGGCGGCACGGCGGAGTTCTCGACGACGTTCGAGGTGAGCGCCGAGGCGTTCGAGCGCGCCGGCGGCCTCGACGTGACGCTGGTCTGA
- a CDS encoding DEAD/DEAH box helicase, producing MLTLTFEDGTVRVGGLSESAVAAADLPGVRWDDRGVVARASAHRYAEVRAALDERGLDYEDRVLPETRLDLSHAYDLRDYQRAALNAWRENGNRGVLELPTGAGKTVVAVAAMAELGVPTLVVVPTVDLLTQWRRELETEFEIPVGQFGGGEQVKEDITVSTYDSAYLRAEEIGGDFGLVVFDEVHHLGGAGYRDVARLLAAPARLGLTATFERPDGAHDVIADLVGPKVYDRSVDDLAGEHLADYEVRRVEVDLSPEERERYEEAQGTFVDYLKRSNLSLDSGSDYQKLVLRSGSDPKAREALLAKQRARRIMMNADAKVERLGRLLERHRDDRVIVFTAHTDLVYRLSERYLLPAITSETGTKERRELLERFRDGTYSRIVAANVLDEGVDVPDANVAVLLAGSGSEREFTQRLGRVLRPKSGGGTADDADGPSSEPRSDVGTAILYELVSAETAEERVAARRR from the coding sequence GTGCTCACGCTGACGTTCGAGGACGGGACGGTTCGCGTCGGCGGCCTCTCCGAGTCGGCCGTCGCGGCGGCCGACCTGCCCGGCGTCCGGTGGGACGACCGCGGAGTCGTCGCCCGCGCGTCCGCCCATCGCTACGCCGAGGTACGCGCGGCGCTGGACGAACGGGGCCTCGACTACGAGGACCGTGTCCTCCCGGAGACCCGTCTGGACCTCTCACACGCCTACGACTTACGTGACTACCAGCGGGCGGCCCTCAACGCGTGGCGCGAGAACGGGAACCGGGGGGTGCTCGAACTGCCCACGGGGGCGGGAAAGACCGTCGTCGCCGTCGCCGCGATGGCCGAACTCGGCGTTCCGACGCTCGTCGTCGTGCCGACGGTCGACCTGCTCACCCAGTGGCGACGCGAACTGGAGACGGAGTTCGAGATTCCAGTCGGGCAGTTCGGCGGCGGCGAGCAGGTGAAAGAGGATATCACCGTCTCCACCTACGACTCGGCGTACCTCCGCGCGGAAGAGATCGGCGGCGATTTCGGCCTCGTCGTCTTCGACGAGGTGCACCACCTCGGCGGCGCGGGGTATCGCGACGTCGCCCGACTGCTCGCGGCGCCGGCCCGCCTCGGCCTCACCGCGACGTTCGAGCGCCCGGACGGCGCCCACGACGTCATCGCGGACCTCGTCGGACCGAAGGTGTACGACCGTTCGGTCGACGACCTGGCGGGCGAACACCTCGCCGACTACGAGGTGCGGCGGGTCGAAGTCGACCTCTCGCCCGAGGAGCGCGAACGCTACGAGGAGGCGCAGGGGACGTTCGTCGACTACCTCAAGCGTTCGAACCTCTCGCTCGATTCGGGGTCCGACTACCAGAAACTCGTACTGCGCTCGGGGTCGGACCCGAAGGCCAGAGAGGCGCTCCTCGCCAAACAGCGCGCCCGGCGCATCATGATGAACGCCGACGCGAAGGTCGAGCGACTGGGCCGCCTCCTCGAGAGACACCGCGACGACCGGGTCATCGTCTTCACGGCGCACACCGACCTCGTCTATCGGCTCTCCGAGCGCTACCTCCTCCCGGCGATAACCAGCGAGACCGGGACGAAAGAACGGCGCGAACTGCTCGAACGCTTCCGCGACGGCACGTATTCGCGAATCGTCGCCGCGAACGTCCTCGACGAGGGCGTCGACGTGCCCGACGCGAACGTCGCCGTCCTCCTCGCGGGTAGCGGCTCCGAACGGGAGTTCACGCAGCGACTCGGCCGCGTCCTCCGGCCGAAATCCGGCGGCGGAACCGCGGACGACGCGGACGGTCCCTCCTCGGAGCCCCGCTCGGACGTCGGGACCGCGATACTGTACGAACTCGTCAGCGCCGAGACGGCCGAAGAACGGGTCGCGGCGCGCCGCCGGTAG
- a CDS encoding inorganic phosphate transporter has protein sequence MVSPLTVAGILVAVFVGFNIGGSSTGVAFGPAVGSRLVRKVTAAALFVGFALLGAWTVGRNVIATMSSSIIPAAQFTPIASVVVLFFTGASLLVSNLYGVPASTSMTAVGAIVGLGLASETLNQALMFVIVSAWIVAPLLSFGVGLVVGRYVYPYLDRYVAFTKFDLHLVQFDRSGAVPRPHLNSRASARDVVGSLSVVVIACYMAFSAGASNAANAVAPLVGPGGSFTVDQGVLLAVFAFGLGSFTIARRTLETVGDDITELPILASLIVSVVGGTVITVLSYLGIPASLAVSTTSTIIGLGWGRASRAATLAELATPTPERPEVDVSTGALLTSRAEEVPTGPTIGDVARHEEPPEKPDEIPAVPDVGEEGPADLDERSLFDAGAAKRIATMWVLTPALAVVTSYPVFELLL, from the coding sequence ATGGTCTCGCCGCTCACAGTCGCCGGTATCCTCGTCGCGGTGTTCGTCGGGTTCAACATCGGCGGGTCCTCGACCGGCGTCGCGTTCGGTCCGGCGGTCGGGTCGCGCTTGGTTCGGAAGGTGACCGCGGCGGCCCTGTTCGTCGGGTTCGCGCTGCTCGGGGCGTGGACGGTCGGTCGGAACGTCATCGCGACCATGAGCAGCAGCATCATCCCGGCGGCGCAGTTCACGCCGATTGCGAGCGTCGTCGTCCTGTTCTTCACGGGCGCGTCGCTGCTCGTCTCGAACCTCTACGGCGTTCCGGCCTCGACGTCGATGACGGCCGTCGGCGCCATCGTCGGGTTGGGACTGGCCTCGGAGACGCTGAATCAGGCGCTGATGTTCGTCATCGTCTCGGCGTGGATCGTCGCGCCGCTGTTGAGTTTCGGCGTCGGACTCGTCGTCGGGCGGTACGTCTACCCCTACCTCGACCGCTACGTCGCGTTCACGAAGTTCGACCTCCACCTCGTCCAGTTCGACCGCTCGGGGGCGGTTCCCCGTCCGCACCTGAACTCGCGGGCATCGGCGAGAGACGTCGTCGGGTCGCTCTCGGTGGTCGTCATCGCCTGCTACATGGCGTTCTCGGCGGGGGCGTCCAACGCGGCGAACGCCGTGGCGCCGCTCGTGGGCCCGGGCGGTTCGTTCACCGTCGACCAAGGCGTCCTGCTCGCCGTGTTCGCCTTCGGACTGGGGAGTTTCACCATCGCGCGCCGAACGCTCGAAACGGTGGGAGACGACATCACGGAGCTTCCGATTCTGGCGTCGCTCATCGTCTCCGTCGTCGGCGGCACTGTCATCACCGTGCTGTCGTACCTCGGCATCCCCGCGAGTCTCGCCGTGAGCACCACCTCCACCATCATCGGTCTCGGGTGGGGTCGAGCGAGTCGGGCGGCGACGCTGGCGGAGTTGGCGACGCCGACGCCCGAACGCCCCGAGGTGGACGTCTCGACGGGGGCGCTTCTCACCTCGCGCGCCGAGGAAGTCCCGACCGGACCGACCATCGGCGACGTCGCGCGTCACGAGGAACCGCCGGAGAAGCCCGACGAGATTCCCGCGGTGCCCGACGTCGGCGAGGAGGGACCGGCGGACCTCGACGAACGGAGCCTGTTCGACGCGGGGGCGGCCAAGCGCATCGCGACGATGTGGGTGCTGACGCCGGCGCTGGCAGTCGTCACTTCGTACCCCGTCTTCGAGTTACTGCTGTGA
- a CDS encoding sulfite exporter TauE/SafE family protein — MATDNARVDPAQFLEHLRAFRYREVTMTAAAFAVLVGAVVLFPGAENVTAGIRADVGATTLAVFVAVAILAGAIKGMLGFGYALVATPVFATVIDPTLAVVVLAIPPWMINMFQIGETDTGLDFVREEWLLMLLAGIGAVLGVSFLAAYSTGPIVPFLIGLVIFGYVLFQVLQGFVTVEEAHHPVALSTAGFLEGFLLAVSNLGPLLPAYFHTFERDAERYIGGLSMVLGLIFTVRIVQMALFTDLMTTYRLWLGCVIAVVTLVGLLAGTYLRRVEVNETWFNRFVVGLLFVISLNIFRKTVPALFF; from the coding sequence GTGGCCACAGATAACGCGCGCGTCGACCCCGCACAGTTCCTCGAACACCTCCGCGCGTTCCGGTACCGCGAGGTGACGATGACCGCGGCGGCGTTCGCGGTTCTCGTCGGCGCCGTCGTCCTCTTCCCGGGCGCGGAGAACGTTACCGCCGGGATTCGGGCCGACGTGGGGGCGACGACGCTCGCCGTCTTCGTCGCCGTGGCGATTCTCGCGGGGGCGATAAAGGGCATGCTGGGCTTCGGTTACGCCCTCGTCGCCACGCCCGTCTTCGCAACCGTCATCGACCCGACGCTGGCCGTCGTCGTCCTCGCCATCCCGCCGTGGATGATAAACATGTTCCAGATAGGCGAGACGGACACCGGCCTCGACTTCGTCCGCGAGGAGTGGCTTCTGATGCTCTTGGCCGGAATCGGCGCCGTCCTCGGCGTCTCCTTCCTCGCGGCGTACAGCACCGGCCCCATCGTTCCGTTCCTCATCGGCCTCGTCATCTTCGGGTACGTCCTGTTTCAGGTGCTACAGGGGTTCGTCACCGTCGAGGAGGCCCACCACCCCGTCGCGCTCTCGACCGCGGGCTTCCTCGAAGGCTTCCTCCTGGCTGTCTCGAACCTCGGACCGCTCCTGCCCGCCTACTTCCACACCTTCGAACGCGACGCCGAGCGCTACATCGGCGGTCTGTCGATGGTGCTCGGACTCATCTTCACCGTCCGCATCGTCCAGATGGCGCTCTTCACGGACTTGATGACGACCTACCGGCTCTGGCTGGGGTGCGTCATCGCCGTCGTGACGCTCGTCGGCCTCCTCGCGGGGACGTACCTCCGGCGAGTCGAGGTGAACGAGACGTGGTTCAACCGGTTCGTTGTCGGCCTGCTGTTCGTCATCTCGCTCAACATCTTCCGGAAGACGGTGCCGGCGCTGTTCTTCTGA
- a CDS encoding pyridoxal phosphate-dependent aminotransferase, producing the protein MSDFSARVEAVSISGIREVFEAAGEGAINLGLGQPDFSAPEHARRAAIEAIRDGRADAYTENKGISSLREAIAAKHERDQGLDLHPDDIIATAGGSEALHIAMEAHVESGDEVIIPDPGFVSYDALTKLADGTPVPVPLRDDLTLDPAAVEEAITDDTAAFVVNSPGNPTGAVSPPEDVEEFARIADEHDVLCISDEVYEYTVFDGEFRSPAEFAETDNVVVVNSASKLYSMTGWRLGWVHASSRRIERMLRVHQYAQACASAPAQFAAEAALTGPQDQVDEMTESFRRRRDIVVEGLEDIGLTVPTPTGAFYVMPEVPEGFVDECLERGVIVVPGEAFGAHGEGYARLSYATDEESLREALDIMGDAYDAVV; encoded by the coding sequence ATGTCGGACTTTTCAGCACGAGTCGAAGCGGTGTCGATAAGCGGAATCCGAGAGGTGTTCGAGGCCGCCGGGGAGGGGGCGATAAACCTCGGTCTCGGACAACCCGACTTCTCCGCTCCCGAGCACGCACGTCGGGCCGCAATCGAGGCCATCCGGGACGGCCGCGCGGACGCCTACACCGAGAACAAGGGGATTTCGTCGCTCCGGGAGGCCATCGCGGCGAAGCACGAACGCGACCAAGGACTCGACCTGCACCCCGACGATATCATCGCCACGGCGGGCGGGTCCGAGGCCCTGCACATCGCCATGGAGGCTCACGTCGAGTCGGGCGACGAGGTCATCATCCCCGACCCGGGGTTCGTCTCCTACGACGCCCTGACGAAACTCGCCGACGGGACGCCCGTACCCGTCCCCCTGCGCGACGACCTGACGCTCGACCCCGCCGCCGTCGAGGAGGCCATCACCGACGACACCGCGGCGTTCGTCGTCAACAGTCCGGGCAACCCGACGGGCGCGGTGTCGCCGCCGGAGGACGTCGAGGAGTTCGCCCGCATCGCCGACGAACACGACGTGCTCTGCATCTCCGACGAGGTGTACGAGTACACCGTCTTCGACGGCGAGTTCCGCTCGCCCGCCGAGTTCGCCGAGACGGACAACGTCGTCGTCGTCAACTCCGCCTCGAAACTGTACTCGATGACGGGGTGGCGCCTCGGGTGGGTGCACGCCTCCTCGCGGCGAATCGAACGGATGCTCCGCGTCCACCAGTACGCGCAGGCGTGCGCCTCCGCCCCCGCGCAGTTCGCCGCCGAGGCGGCCCTCACCGGTCCGCAGGACCAAGTCGACGAGATGACCGAGTCGTTCCGCCGCCGCCGCGACATCGTGGTCGAGGGCCTCGAAGACATCGGCCTCACCGTCCCGACGCCGACGGGCGCGTTCTACGTGATGCCCGAGGTGCCCGAGGGGTTCGTCGACGAGTGTCTCGAACGCGGCGTCATCGTCGTCCCCGGCGAGGCGTTCGGCGCGCACGGCGAGGGGTACGCCCGCCTCTCCTACGCGACCGACGAGGAGTCGCTCCGCGAGGCGTTAGATATCATGGGCGACGCCTACGACGCCGTCGTCTGA
- a CDS encoding DUF7344 domain-containing protein yields MNDTIATFADRDRRTVLSCLDDRRGTVDIESLATDVVAERESTAPDEVADADRETALIRLHHVDLPKLDEAGFVDFDHEAGTVDRRARPAPTSTALSD; encoded by the coding sequence ATGAACGATACAATCGCTACCTTCGCCGACCGCGACCGACGAACCGTGCTGTCCTGTCTCGACGACCGCCGCGGCACGGTCGACATCGAATCGCTCGCTACGGACGTCGTCGCCGAACGCGAGAGCACGGCCCCCGACGAGGTGGCCGACGCGGACCGCGAAACGGCCCTCATCCGCCTCCACCACGTCGACCTGCCGAAACTCGACGAGGCCGGATTCGTCGATTTCGACCACGAAGCCGGCACGGTCGACCGCCGCGCGAGGCCCGCCCCGACGTCGACCGCGCTCTCGGACTGA